In a genomic window of Phycodurus eques isolate BA_2022a chromosome 2, UOR_Pequ_1.1, whole genome shotgun sequence:
- the LOC133417554 gene encoding uncharacterized protein LOC133417554 isoform X2, producing the protein MCAKTVKVEYNEQLCRPKEDNERQHELLDAVCQQPQVLSQRADVSEKNLQSEQQAWHCVVKEEEPDHAHIKEEEDESDVTKFSLTCVVVKSEDQGHWSPLHPSQIMEKGAERQPIRGKGRGGAAKEVKKRGGARPKIPNEIRAAVLDYVINHGLTFKEAGQRVTPALTRSTVGSMVRVLRHQNRINRLPQNGGRDKLFNANQEAAIVAMVAANNAIRLRDIKEAIIADKLTFPDIDNVSLSTIDRVLKHKNVALKKVFRVPFQRNSDAVKEARCRYVQRIMELEGDGKNLQFIFVDEAGFNLAKVTRKGKRFIGQRATVTAPEQRGANITMCAAISNDGVLCHTAIIGPLNTERLIVFLDSLLRRLIPPGEGEPSGSGVPSYVVVWDNVDFHRSDLVNEWFADRPRMTMQFLPAYSPFLSPIEEFFSTWRWQVLDCHSHRGMSLLDAMNASCQAINAETCQGWIRRARRFFPRCIAREDIHCDVDENLWPNVKELVD; encoded by the exons atgtgtgcAAAAACAGTGAAAGTAGAGTACAATGAGCAACTTTGTCGACCAAAAGAGGACAACGAGCGACAACATGAACTACTGGACGCTGTTTGCCAGCAGCCTCAAGTTTTGTCacaaagagcag ACGTCAGTGAAAAAAATCTCCAATCTGAGCAGCAGGCGTGGCACTGCGTGGTCAAGGAGGAGGAGCCTGACCACGCCCACAttaaagaagaggaggatgagtcTGATGTCACCAAGTTTTCATTGACTTGTGTCGTTGTGAAGAGTGAAGACCAAGGTCACTGGTCACCGCTTCATCCCAGTCAAA TCATGGAAAAAGGAGCCGAGCGACAACCTATAAGAGGAAAAGGGCGTGGCGGGGCGGCCAAAGAAGTGAAAAAGCGTGGTGGCGCAAGACCCAAAATTCCCAATGAAATTCGGGCCGCAGTTCTGGACTATGTCATCAACCACGGTCTGACGTTTAAGGAGGCTGGACAACGGGTCACACCTGCTTTGACTCGGAGCACTGTGGGCTCCATGGTCAGAGTTTTGCGGCATCAGAACAG AATCAACAGACTACCACAAAATGGCGGCAGAGATAAACTCTTCAATGCAAACCAGGAGGCAGCCATTGTGGCAATGGTTGCTGCAAACAATGCAATCCGACTGCGCGACATCAAAGAAGCCATAATTGCAGATAAACTAACATTTCCAGACATCGACAATGTTAGTTTGTCCACAATTGACCGCGTTCTGAAGCATAAAAATGTAGCATTGAAAAAGGTCTTCAGAGTTCCGTTCCAAAGGAACTCCGATGCAGTTAAGGAGGCAAGGTGCAGATATGTACAG AGAATAATGGAACTCGAGGGCGATGGTAAAAATCTCCAGTTCATCTTTGTGGACGAGGCAGGCTTCAATCTAGCGAAGGTCACGAGAAAAGGGAAGAGATTCATCGGGCAGAGGGCCACCGTAACAGCGCCGGAGCAGCGGGGAGCCAATATCACCATGTGTGCTGCCATCTCCAATGACGGGGTCCTCTGCCACACCGCTATCATCGGTCCCCTCAACACGGAACGCCTCATCGTCTTCCTCGATTCCCTGCTGCGCAGGCTGATTCCACCCGGAGAGGGCGAGCCGTCGGGGTCCGGCGTGCCTTCGTATGTCGTCGTTTGGGACAATGTTGACTTCCACCGCTCCGACCTTGTGAACGAATGGTTTGCAGACCGACCCCGTATGACAATGCAGTTCCTGCCTGCGTACTCGCCTTTCCTCAGTCCCATTGAGGAGTTCTTCTCAACATGGAGATGGCAGGTGTTGGATTGCCATTCTCATCGAGGCATGTCCCTGTTGGATGCAATGAATGCAAGTTGTCAGGCAATAAATGCAGAGACCTGCCAGGGATGGATTAGACGAGCAAGAAGATTCTTTCCAAGGTGCATTGCAAGAGAGGACATCCATTGTGATGTGGATGAAAACCTGTGGCCCAACGTGAAGGAGCTGGTGGACTAG
- the LOC133417554 gene encoding uncharacterized protein LOC133417554 isoform X1 yields the protein MCAKTVKVEYNEQLCRPKEDNERQHELLDAVCQQPQVLSQRADVSEKNLQSEQQAWHCVVKEEEPDHAHIKEEEDESDVTKFSLTCVVVKSEDQGHWSPLHPSQSEENRGAEPLSSSSSQHMKTEGDGDRCGGSQSDSLLAPQSESDDTTSHSSDDDEHSKVMEKGAERQPIRGKGRGGAAKEVKKRGGARPKIPNEIRAAVLDYVINHGLTFKEAGQRVTPALTRSTVGSMVRVLRHQNRINRLPQNGGRDKLFNANQEAAIVAMVAANNAIRLRDIKEAIIADKLTFPDIDNVSLSTIDRVLKHKNVALKKVFRVPFQRNSDAVKEARCRYVQRIMELEGDGKNLQFIFVDEAGFNLAKVTRKGKRFIGQRATVTAPEQRGANITMCAAISNDGVLCHTAIIGPLNTERLIVFLDSLLRRLIPPGEGEPSGSGVPSYVVVWDNVDFHRSDLVNEWFADRPRMTMQFLPAYSPFLSPIEEFFSTWRWQVLDCHSHRGMSLLDAMNASCQAINAETCQGWIRRARRFFPRCIAREDIHCDVDENLWPNVKELVD from the exons atgtgtgcAAAAACAGTGAAAGTAGAGTACAATGAGCAACTTTGTCGACCAAAAGAGGACAACGAGCGACAACATGAACTACTGGACGCTGTTTGCCAGCAGCCTCAAGTTTTGTCacaaagagcag ACGTCAGTGAAAAAAATCTCCAATCTGAGCAGCAGGCGTGGCACTGCGTGGTCAAGGAGGAGGAGCCTGACCACGCCCACAttaaagaagaggaggatgagtcTGATGTCACCAAGTTTTCATTGACTTGTGTCGTTGTGAAGAGTGAAGACCAAGGTCACTGGTCACCGCTTCATCCCAGTCAAAGTGAGGAGAACAGAGGGGCAGAGCCTCtgagcagcagctcaagtcaacacatgaaaACAGAAGGCGATGGAGACcgctgtggaggatcacaatcGGACAGCCTCTTAGCACCGCAATCAGAGAGTGACGACACAACGTCGCACTCTTCTGACGATGATGAACACTCCAAAG TCATGGAAAAAGGAGCCGAGCGACAACCTATAAGAGGAAAAGGGCGTGGCGGGGCGGCCAAAGAAGTGAAAAAGCGTGGTGGCGCAAGACCCAAAATTCCCAATGAAATTCGGGCCGCAGTTCTGGACTATGTCATCAACCACGGTCTGACGTTTAAGGAGGCTGGACAACGGGTCACACCTGCTTTGACTCGGAGCACTGTGGGCTCCATGGTCAGAGTTTTGCGGCATCAGAACAG AATCAACAGACTACCACAAAATGGCGGCAGAGATAAACTCTTCAATGCAAACCAGGAGGCAGCCATTGTGGCAATGGTTGCTGCAAACAATGCAATCCGACTGCGCGACATCAAAGAAGCCATAATTGCAGATAAACTAACATTTCCAGACATCGACAATGTTAGTTTGTCCACAATTGACCGCGTTCTGAAGCATAAAAATGTAGCATTGAAAAAGGTCTTCAGAGTTCCGTTCCAAAGGAACTCCGATGCAGTTAAGGAGGCAAGGTGCAGATATGTACAG AGAATAATGGAACTCGAGGGCGATGGTAAAAATCTCCAGTTCATCTTTGTGGACGAGGCAGGCTTCAATCTAGCGAAGGTCACGAGAAAAGGGAAGAGATTCATCGGGCAGAGGGCCACCGTAACAGCGCCGGAGCAGCGGGGAGCCAATATCACCATGTGTGCTGCCATCTCCAATGACGGGGTCCTCTGCCACACCGCTATCATCGGTCCCCTCAACACGGAACGCCTCATCGTCTTCCTCGATTCCCTGCTGCGCAGGCTGATTCCACCCGGAGAGGGCGAGCCGTCGGGGTCCGGCGTGCCTTCGTATGTCGTCGTTTGGGACAATGTTGACTTCCACCGCTCCGACCTTGTGAACGAATGGTTTGCAGACCGACCCCGTATGACAATGCAGTTCCTGCCTGCGTACTCGCCTTTCCTCAGTCCCATTGAGGAGTTCTTCTCAACATGGAGATGGCAGGTGTTGGATTGCCATTCTCATCGAGGCATGTCCCTGTTGGATGCAATGAATGCAAGTTGTCAGGCAATAAATGCAGAGACCTGCCAGGGATGGATTAGACGAGCAAGAAGATTCTTTCCAAGGTGCATTGCAAGAGAGGACATCCATTGTGATGTGGATGAAAACCTGTGGCCCAACGTGAAGGAGCTGGTGGACTAG
- the LOC133417752 gene encoding zinc finger protein OZF-like: MCANRLKEEYEEELSPTKEENDRSRQLEDAVFKKTQVFYRADVSEDLDPDQREPETPNVKEEKEPETIYIKEEENEADITEFPLTLIVKSEDDDEEGDEEHCLFPWTDVIVTRDDNKGAKPPNGSSRQHMTTECDGDHCGGSQADSLLSPLSDNDNIAPRSPEMDDNDDDDEHAQCDMICHTDKHMKCSHCGKTFSSKWGLKVHERIHTGEKPFVCSVCGKRFTQKEHLRTHTKTHTGDKAFVCSVCGLTFIQKINLTNHMRIHTGEKPFACAVCGLRVNQKISLTNHMRTHNEEKPYACSLCGKRFTQKGQLGRHTKAHTGEKPFDCPVCGKRFTVKGHLRTHARTHTGEKPFDCLVCGKRFSKIGHLKTHTRTHTGEKPFACSVCGKRFSIKGHLRTHIRTHTGEKPFACSVCNSTFCDRSGLVQHMRRHTGEKPFSCSVCDKQFSYTYQMNKHECAGKKSSS, encoded by the exons ATGTGTGCAAACCGTTTGAAAgaagagtacgaggaggaacttagTCCGACAAAAGAGGAGAACGATCGATCCCGTCAACTAGAGGACGCTGTTTTCAAGAAGACTCAAGTGTTTtacagagcag ATGTCAGTGAAGATCTTGATCCTGACCAGCGGGAGCCAGAGACCCCCAacgtcaaagaggaaaaggagccAGAGACCATCTATATTAAAGAAGAAGAGAACGAGGCTGATATCACCGAGTTTCCATTGACTCTcattgtgaagagtgaagatgatgaCGAAGAAGGTGACGAGGAGCACTGCCTGTTTCCGTGGACGGATGTCATTGTGACGCGGGACGATAATAAAGGGGCCAAGCCTCCGAATGGGAGCTCacgtcaacacatgacaacagaatgtgatggagaccactgtggaggatcacaagcagacagCCTCTTATCTCCACTATCGGATAATGACAACATAGCGCCTCGCTCTCCTGAGatggatgataatgatgatgatgatgaacacgCTCAATGTGATATGATATGTCACACTGACAAACACATGAAATGTTCTCACTGTGGGAAAACATTTAGTTCAAAGTGGGGTTTGAAAGTACATGAGCGAATacacactggggaaaaaccctttgtctgctcagtttgtggtaaaaggttCACCCAGAAGGAACAtttaagaacacacacaaaaacacacactggggacAAAGCGTTTGTCTGTTCAGTGTGTGGTCTTACATTTATTCAAAagattaatttaacaaatcacatgagaatacacacgggagagaaaccttttgcctgtgcCGTTTGTGGTCTTCGAGTAAATCAAAAGATTAGTTTAACAAatcacatgagaacacacaatGAGGAAAAACCCTATGCGTGCTCATtgtgtggtaaaagattcactcagaagggacaaTTGGGaagacacacaaaagcacatactggagaaaaaccttttgactgtccagtttgtggtaaaagattcactgTAAAGGGACATTTAAGAACacacgcaagaacacacactggagagaaaccttttgacTGCTTAGTTTGTGGGAAAAGATTTTCTAAAATcggacatttaaaaacacacactagaactcacactggagaaaaaccctttgcctgctcagtttgtggtaaaagattctctatTAAGGGCCACTTAAGAACACACataagaacccacactggagagaaaccttttgcctgttcagtCTGCAATTCAACTTTTTGCGATCGTTCAGGATTGGTTCAACACATGAGAAGACatactggcgagaaaccctTCAGTTGCAGTGTATGTGATAAACAATTCTCTTATACGTATCAGATGAACAAACACGAGTGTGCTGGTAAGAAGAGCAGCAGTTAA
- the LOC133417766 gene encoding E3 ubiquitin-protein ligase TRIM35-like, whose product MAGQIEDDLQCPSCFEIFKDPVILQCSHSFCRACVQRWWEEKGDRSCPICRRKCNSMEPPLNLALRNVCEAFSRASVDSEDICKLHREKVKLFCLDHQESVCIICRDANLHAGHQFSPLDEVVQDCREKLQEGLQRVKKKLGDFINIRDNWNEQAEYIKVQRDNVERKIKKDFQELRRFLQVEEEAKLSAVREEEQMKSQMMKKKTEALNRDMAALSDVIRTAEEQLTSDHVSFMNSYKVAMTRIQQLPDKPEKLRAALLDEVKHVGNLKFTVWERMKEVVSFSPVILDPNTAGAALSLSEDMTSVSFKATQQRPNNPERLKCLNEVLGCGLGSGTHVWDVEVGDNTDWELGVGWWDTCLPHTLFKWIIRFRNGEYKILSRPLGSGNLQRIRVHVDTNKKSVSFSESLTKTELHTQSNIYNWPNFSGTMKMCPYFSTSNKTPLKITPLTLCVTTWSE is encoded by the coding sequence ATGGCTGGCCAAATTGAGGACGACCTCCAATGTCCGAGCTGTTTCGAAATCTTTAAAGATCCTGTCATACTTCAGTGTAGTCACAGCTTCTgtcgtgcgtgcgtgcagcGGTGGTGGGAGGAGAAAGGAGATCGATCGTGTCCAATCTGTAGGAGAAAGTGTAATTCGATGGAGCCACCTTTGAACTTGGCACTGAGGAACGTGTGTGAGGCCTTTTCACGAGCTTCAGTCGACTCAGAGGACATCTGCAAGTTGCACAGGGAGAAAGTGAAACTCTTCTGTTTGGACCACCAGGAGTCTGTGTGCATTATATGCAGAGATGCAAACCTCCACGCCGGCCACCAGTTCTCTCCCCTCGACGAAGTTGTGCAAGATTGCAGAGAAAAACTCCAGGAAGGCCTGCAGAGAGTGAAGAAAAAACTGGGAGACTTTATTAACATCAGAGACAACTGGAATGAACAAGCCGAGTACATCAAAGTCCAGAGGGACAATGTTGAACGCAAGATTAAGAAGGATTTCCAGGAGCTTCGTCGCTTTCTGCAGGTTGAGGAGGAAGCCAAGTTGTCTGCTGTGAGGGAGGAAGAGCAGATGAAGAGTcagatgatgaagaagaagactGAGGCTCTCAACAGAGACATGGCCGCTCTGTCAGACGTGATCAGAACCGCAGAAGAGCAGCTCACATCTGACCACGTTTCCTTCATGAACAGCTACAAAGTTGCAATGACCAGAATCCAACAGCTGCCCGATAAACCCGAGAAACTCAGAGCAGCGCTGCTGGATGAAGTCAAGCATGTGGGCAACCTCAAGTTCACCGTGTGGGAACGAATGAAGGAAGTGGTCTCCTTCAGTCCCGTCATTCTGGACCCAAACACGGCCGGTGCGGCACTCAGTCTGTCTGAAGATATGACCAGTGTGAGTTTTAAAGCAACACAGCAGCGTCCAAACAATCCAGAGAGGTTGAAGTGCTTAAACGAAGTTCTCGGTTGTGGTTTGGGTTCAGGAACACACGTTTGGGATGTTGAAGTGGGCGACAACACAGACTGGGAACTGGGGGTGGGATGGTGGGACACTTGCTTGCCACACACGTTGTTCAAATGGATCATTCGATTCCGTAACGGTGAATACAAAATACTTAGCCGACCACTTGGATCTGGGAATCTGCAGAGGATCCGCGTTCATGTGGACACTAACAAAAAATCAGTGTCATTCTCTGAATCGCTGACAAAAACTGAATTACACACGCAGAGTAACATTTACAATTGGCCGAATTTTTCAGGTACCATGAAAATGTGTCCTTATTTTTCCACCAGCAATAAAACTCCTCTGAAAATTACCCCACTTACACTTTGTGTTACAACTTGGAGTGAGTGA
- the LOC133417551 gene encoding zinc finger protein OZF-like isoform X2 gives MCARRIAEYDEELSGAKEETDRQRELLDAGFKQPPVVSRTADLRPEQKEWSTRVAYQEPEQSHIKEEETPETPHVKEEEEEADITKFLSTGVIVKSEDDEDQEVSEKYLRPELQEPESSPNKEDVDVADINKLLLTDVALKTEDEGKGQHEEERRAEPQRSSASQHVTTDGNGDHCGGSEADSCFAPLSDSDDVTSHSSYTDDDDEHSKHDVTYPTDKKHWECSQCGKTLGSKWGLKGHMRLHTGEKPFACSVCGERFAHKEQLGRHTTTHTGEKPFACSVCGKTFTTKTDSKTHTKTHRGEKPFPCSVCGKRFSTQGNFKRHTRIHTGQKPFACSVCGKGFTVKTCLIMHTRTHTGEKPCICSVCGKRFSTQGNFIRHTRTHNEEKPFVCSVCGKSFYIKERLTTHTRIHTGEKPFACSVCDKRFHVKAHLKTHTITHNEEKPFVCSVCGKRFSRMGHLRAHTRTHTGEKPFACSVCGKRFSAKGCLNRHVGTHTGGKAFPCSVCGKRFSVERYLIRHRKTHTGVKSFTASLCNFSSGLEALGFEHQEPEPPRH, from the exons ATGTGTGCACGAAGGATCGCAGAGTACGACGAAGAACTTTCTGGAGCAAAAGAGGAGACCGACAGACAGCGTGAACTACTGGACGCTGGTTTCAAGCAACCTCCAGTTGTGTCACGCACAGCAG ATCTTCGTCCTGAACAGAAGGAGTGGAGCACAAGGGTGGCGTATCAGGAGCCAGAGCAGTCCCACATTAAGGAGGAAGAGACGCCAGAGACCCCCCacgtcaaagaggaagaggaggaggctgatATCACCAAGTTTCTGTCGACTGGTGTCATTGTGAAGAGCGAAGATGATGAAGACCAAG AAGTGAGTGAAAAGTATCTTCGTCCTGAGCTACAGGAGCCAGAGTCATCTCCCAATAAAGAGGACGTGGATGTGGCTGATATCAACAAGTTGCTATTGACTGATGTCGCTTTGAAGACTGAAGATGAAGGTAAAGGTCAGCATGAGGAGGAAAGAAGGGCGGAGCCTCAGCGCAGCAGCGCAAGTCAACATGTGACAACAGATGGTAATGGAGACCACTGCGGAGGATCAGAAGCAGACAGCTGCTTcgctccactatcagatagtgacgacgTAACGTCACACTCTTCttacactgatgatgatgatgaacactCTAAACATGATGTGACATATCCCACTGACAAAAAACACTGGGAATGTTCTCAGTGCGGTAAGACTTTGGGTTCAAAGTGGGGCTTGAAAGGACACATGAGATTGCACACtggggaaaaaccttttgcctgctcagtttgtggtgaaAGATTTGCGCACAAGGAACAATTGGGAAGACACACgacaacacacactggagaaaaaccctttgcctgctcagtttgtggtaaaacattcacTACGAAGACAGAttcaaaaacccacacaaaaacacacagaggggaaaaaccttttccctgctcagtttgtggtaaaaggttCTCTACACAAGGAAAtttcaaaagacacacaagaatacacactgggcagaaaccttttgcctgctcagtctgCGGTAAAGGATTCACTGTGAAGACATGTTTAATaatgcacacaagaacacacactggggagaaaccttgcatctgctcagtttgtggtaaaagattctctaCACAAGGTAATTTTataagacacacaagaacgcacaatgaggagaaaccttttgtctgctcagtttgtgggaaaAGCTTCTATATAAAAGAACGTTTAACAACGCACACtagaatacacactggagagaaaccttttgcctgttcagtttgtgaTAAAAGATTCCATGTAaaggcacatttaaaaacacacacaataactcACAATgaggagaaaccttttgtctgctcagtttgtggtaaacgATTCTCCAGAATGGGACATTTGCGAGCACACACAAGAACTCACACAGGGgagaagccttttgcctgctcagtttgtggtaaaagattttcTGCGAAGGGATGTTTGAACAGACACGttggaacacacactggagggaAAGCTTTcccctgttcagtttgtggtaaaagattctctgtAGAAAGATATTTAATAAGGCatagaaaaacacacactggggtGAAATCTTTTACCGCTTCATTGTGCAACTTTAGTTCAGGACTGGAAGCGCTGGGTTTTGAGCACCAGGAACCAGAGCCCCCTCGACATTAA
- the LOC133417551 gene encoding zinc finger protein OZF-like isoform X1 codes for MCARRIAEYDEELSGAKEETDRQRELLDAGFKQPPVVSRTAEDLRPEQKEWSTRVAYQEPEQSHIKEEETPETPHVKEEEEEADITKFLSTGVIVKSEDDEDQEVSEKYLRPELQEPESSPNKEDVDVADINKLLLTDVALKTEDEGKGQHEEERRAEPQRSSASQHVTTDGNGDHCGGSEADSCFAPLSDSDDVTSHSSYTDDDDEHSKHDVTYPTDKKHWECSQCGKTLGSKWGLKGHMRLHTGEKPFACSVCGERFAHKEQLGRHTTTHTGEKPFACSVCGKTFTTKTDSKTHTKTHRGEKPFPCSVCGKRFSTQGNFKRHTRIHTGQKPFACSVCGKGFTVKTCLIMHTRTHTGEKPCICSVCGKRFSTQGNFIRHTRTHNEEKPFVCSVCGKSFYIKERLTTHTRIHTGEKPFACSVCDKRFHVKAHLKTHTITHNEEKPFVCSVCGKRFSRMGHLRAHTRTHTGEKPFACSVCGKRFSAKGCLNRHVGTHTGGKAFPCSVCGKRFSVERYLIRHRKTHTGVKSFTASLCNFSSGLEALGFEHQEPEPPRH; via the exons ATGTGTGCACGAAGGATCGCAGAGTACGACGAAGAACTTTCTGGAGCAAAAGAGGAGACCGACAGACAGCGTGAACTACTGGACGCTGGTTTCAAGCAACCTCCAGTTGTGTCACGCACAGCAG AAGATCTTCGTCCTGAACAGAAGGAGTGGAGCACAAGGGTGGCGTATCAGGAGCCAGAGCAGTCCCACATTAAGGAGGAAGAGACGCCAGAGACCCCCCacgtcaaagaggaagaggaggaggctgatATCACCAAGTTTCTGTCGACTGGTGTCATTGTGAAGAGCGAAGATGATGAAGACCAAG AAGTGAGTGAAAAGTATCTTCGTCCTGAGCTACAGGAGCCAGAGTCATCTCCCAATAAAGAGGACGTGGATGTGGCTGATATCAACAAGTTGCTATTGACTGATGTCGCTTTGAAGACTGAAGATGAAGGTAAAGGTCAGCATGAGGAGGAAAGAAGGGCGGAGCCTCAGCGCAGCAGCGCAAGTCAACATGTGACAACAGATGGTAATGGAGACCACTGCGGAGGATCAGAAGCAGACAGCTGCTTcgctccactatcagatagtgacgacgTAACGTCACACTCTTCttacactgatgatgatgatgaacactCTAAACATGATGTGACATATCCCACTGACAAAAAACACTGGGAATGTTCTCAGTGCGGTAAGACTTTGGGTTCAAAGTGGGGCTTGAAAGGACACATGAGATTGCACACtggggaaaaaccttttgcctgctcagtttgtggtgaaAGATTTGCGCACAAGGAACAATTGGGAAGACACACgacaacacacactggagaaaaaccctttgcctgctcagtttgtggtaaaacattcacTACGAAGACAGAttcaaaaacccacacaaaaacacacagaggggaaaaaccttttccctgctcagtttgtggtaaaaggttCTCTACACAAGGAAAtttcaaaagacacacaagaatacacactgggcagaaaccttttgcctgctcagtctgCGGTAAAGGATTCACTGTGAAGACATGTTTAATaatgcacacaagaacacacactggggagaaaccttgcatctgctcagtttgtggtaaaagattctctaCACAAGGTAATTTTataagacacacaagaacgcacaatgaggagaaaccttttgtctgctcagtttgtgggaaaAGCTTCTATATAAAAGAACGTTTAACAACGCACACtagaatacacactggagagaaaccttttgcctgttcagtttgtgaTAAAAGATTCCATGTAaaggcacatttaaaaacacacacaataactcACAATgaggagaaaccttttgtctgctcagtttgtggtaaacgATTCTCCAGAATGGGACATTTGCGAGCACACACAAGAACTCACACAGGGgagaagccttttgcctgctcagtttgtggtaaaagattttcTGCGAAGGGATGTTTGAACAGACACGttggaacacacactggagggaAAGCTTTcccctgttcagtttgtggtaaaagattctctgtAGAAAGATATTTAATAAGGCatagaaaaacacacactggggtGAAATCTTTTACCGCTTCATTGTGCAACTTTAGTTCAGGACTGGAAGCGCTGGGTTTTGAGCACCAGGAACCAGAGCCCCCTCGACATTAA